A genomic window from Mobula hypostoma chromosome X1, sMobHyp1.1, whole genome shotgun sequence includes:
- the LOC134340073 gene encoding zinc finger and BTB domain-containing protein 39-like encodes MGMRIKLHSADHPNNLLKELNKFRLSEIMCDVIIVVGNRTFSAHKSVLACAAGYFQDLFLNSEVNSVRTYVVDFITPANFEKILNFIYTAELFTDLINVGVIYEMAEKLGMHDLLKACYCTFPDLEKTDTSKATEQSTEEYAHLTGTSNEQNPPVGNSRTTGSQFCQNRGYIMQVEVGEDFKNEERNLANENGPDVPVMYQQSTKTEDNLTMEYNQSTSTENVSLASSKGPCELYEIQSNGYYQTNLLRGGESIKESGSSSAENNVDLQDHPMKEMECMQFEGIEPDDLNFDVHQENRGPSEEIIELTDDSEDDSLVCIKDSNSEGKSMPCQVCGKELPANIGLIRQHGKLHIDAKEGLCKVCGAKFTDRSSRITHVLSHVGIFLFSCDMCEMKFVTQWQVAGHRKAKPYDSNIIVQPNTMLPPEPNFGSSPTELFCAVCGKAMAKNYLAVKEHILSHLDMKSLSCCVCEQPSRSVCSLMWHVLSHMSICIFSCSVCGSSFVDRTALEHHMSSHQGMEYLFECNFCSRKFRLEASYQNHVKIHKRYSSDSTKGHHAQHQWLKKTLTTSPSDESTSNAHGPAPKQETPVTLPLNQGKVISKGNWYECEFCRKRFSHSSEFQYHLRIHSGEKPYECKLCHKFFRGRSTVKNHLKTHSGALMYCCTVCQRYCPTLNLMIKHVEMHKDGGLPPDFNIAQTFMYIVHSKQSVKMMD; translated from the coding sequence ATGGGTATGCGAATTAAACTACACAGCGCTGACCATCCAAATAAtcttctgaaggaactcaataaGTTTAGGCTCTCTGAAATCATGTGTGATGTAATCATTGTGGTCGGCAACAGAACATTTTCAGCACATAAGTCAGTGTTGGCATGTGCTGCTGGTTATTTCCAGGACCTCTTTTTGAATTCGGAAGTTAACTCTGTAAGAACATATGTGGTAGACTTTATTACACCAGCAAATTTTGAAAAGATCTTGAATTTTATCTACACAGCAGAGCTTTTCACAGATCTCATCAATGTCGGTGTAATCTATGAGATGGCAGAGAAGCTGGGAATGCATGATCTCCTGAAGGCCTGTTACTGTACATTCCCTGACCTGGAGAAAACTGATACCAGCAAAGCGACAGAACAGTCAACTGAAGAGTATGCACATCTCACTGGGACCTCAAATGAACAAAATCCCCCTGTGGGAAACTCAAGGACCACAGGGTCTCAGTTTTGTCAAAATAGAGGTTATATCATGCAGGTTGAAGTGGGAGAggattttaaaaatgaagaaaGAAATCTTGCCAATGAAAAtggtccagatgttccagtgatGTACCAGCAGTCAACAAAAACTGAAGATAACCTGACAATGGAGTACAACCAGTCCACATCTACCGAAAATGTTTCACTGGCCTCAAGTAAAGGGCCTTGTGAGCTGTATGAGATACAAAGTAATGGATATTATCAAACAAATTTATTGAGGGGAGGAGAATCTATCAAAGAGAGTGGTAGTTCCTCTGCTGAAAACAATGTCGACCTCCAAGATCATCCAATGAAGGAAATGGAGTGTATGCAGTTTGAGGGTATTGAACCTGATGATCTTAATTTTGATGTGCACCAGGAGAATAGAGGTCCTTCTGAAGAAATAATAGAGCTCACAGATGACAGTGAAGATGACAGTCTTGTCTGTATTAAGGACAGCAACAGTGAAGGAAAGAGCATGCCATGCCAGGTGTGTGGAAAGGAGTTACCCGCTAACATAGGATTGATTCGACAACATGGCAAACTGCACATTGATGCAAAGGAGGGGTTGTGCAAAGTGTGTGGGGCAAAATTCACCGACAGAAGTTCTCGAATCACCCACGTTTTGTCTCATGTTGGAATCTTCCTCTTCTCGTGTGATATGTGTGAAATGAAATTTGTAACGCAGTGGCAAGTGGCCGGACACAGGAAAGCAAAACCATATGATAGTAATATTATTGTCCAGCCGAATACCATGCTGCCACCTGAACCCAACTTCGGGAGCTCTCCAACAGAGCTTTTCTGTGCAGTCTGTGGAAAGGCCATGGCTAAAAACTACCTTGCTGTGAaagagcacatcctttctcacctTGACATGAAAAGTCTTTCTTGTTGTGTCTGTGAGCAACCATCGAGATCTGTTTGTAGCCTAATGTGGCATGTGTTGTCCCATATGAGCATATGTATTTTTTCCTGTTCTGTGTGTGGTAGTAGCTTTGTAGATCGAACTGCTCTAGAGCATCACATGAGCTCGCACCAGGGTATGGAGTATTTATTTGAATGTAATTTTTGCAGCAGAAAGTTCCGATTAGAAGCCTCTTATCAAAACCATGTGAAGATACACAAGAGGTACAGCTCAGACAGCACAAAGGGTCATCATGCTCAACACCAGTGGCTCAAAAAAACCTTAACAACATCCCCCTCAGATGAGTCTACCAGTAATGCACATGGACCTGCTCCAAAGCAAGAGACTCCCGTCACCCTTCCCTTAAACCAGGGCAAGGTCATTTCCAAAGGGAACTGGTATGAATGTGAGTTTTGTAGGAAGAGGTTTTCCCATTCTAGTGAGTTTCAGTATCACCTACGAATTCACTCGGGAGAGAAGCCCTATGAATGCAAGCTGTGCCACAAGTTCTTCAGAGGGCGATCAACTGTAAAAAACCATCTAAAGACGCATTCTGGTGCCCTCATgtattgctgcactgtttgccaGAGATACTGTCCCACTTTGAACCTCATGATTAAACATGTGGAGATGCACAAAGATGGAGGACTACCTCCTGACTTCAATATTGCTCAGACTTTTATGTACATTGTGCATTCCAAACAGTCAGTAAAAATGATGGACTAA